A part of Scleropages formosus chromosome 3, fSclFor1.1, whole genome shotgun sequence genomic DNA contains:
- the ccl20a.4 gene encoding C-C motif chemokine 26: MARLGMIVPALLALAVMLMSLGETSSKGCCTSYSEKPFPVKLLQSYIKHGVQGACNIDAVIFTTKLGKKICANPKDKWVKRAIASIKNKNPS; the protein is encoded by the exons ATGGCAAGACTTGGCATGATCGTCCCAGCTCTGTTGGCATTAGCAGTGATGCTGATGTCTCTGGGGGAGACAA GTTCTAAAGGTTGCTGCACATCGTACAGTGAGAAGCCTTTTCCGGTTAAACTGCTGCAAAGCTACATTAAACACGGTGTTCAAGGGGCCTGCAACATCGATGCTGTGAT ATTCACCACAAAGTTAGGGAAGAAGATCTGTGCCAACCCCAAAGACAAGTGGGTTAAGAGAGCCATAGCCAGCATTAA GAACAAGAACCCCTCATGA
- the LOC108935112 gene encoding C-C motif chemokine 2-like, whose product MAQFSLTAASVLLLLSVALLCTNAAAACCSRYVENEISIARINGYSIQTNRGRCHINAVIFHTIKGKDLCADPAQPWVMNRIKFLREKVKSMKGSNTTSQAN is encoded by the exons ATGGCCCAGTTTAGCCTGACTGCAGCCTCCGTGCTCCTTCTGCTGTCCGTGGCTCTGCTCTGCACGAACGCTGCAGCTG CCTGCTGTAGCAGATACGTGGAGAACGAAATATCAATCGCACGCATTAATGGATACTCGATACAGACCAATCGCGGCAGATGCCACATCAATGCTGTTAT TTTCCACACAATCAAAGGCAAAGACCTTTGTGCAGACCCAGCTCAGCCCTGGGTGATGAATCGCATCAAATTCCTTAG ggAGAAAGTTAAAAGCATGAAAGGCAGTAACACCACCTCTCAAGCAAATTAA